AGTAGATTtatcacaaaaaaagaaaaaccaatcgAGAAACCGAAATTACGAAATAAAATTTCCTACTCCGTCGTTGTCTTCTTGTCCTCTCTTTTAGTACTTTTCTCCATAAATTTCTTCGCAAATTCATGATCCAGACACCGTCTAAAGTTAGGTCAAAATCTGTCTCCTTGCAACACGTGTAATTAAAAGTACTACTAATAACTAGCACCATAGCCCTTCGGTAAAGATAAGGGAATCCATAGTGGCTGAAACGAGCATACAAAAAGCAATGTATACCTTTTGACCATTTTCTGGAGTTGCATATTTTGCTCCAAGGTTGGTGCTTTCTTTTATAACTTGGAAAACGATGGGAAAAGGTTACTTACGTAAACCCTAATTCCATAGTTGATTAATTAACCAATGCAGACTCAAAATTAAAGCATTGTGCCAAAGACACAAACTTTGGGAATGATGCATAACATGATGTCAGCGTCCAACATTTTActattgtttattttgtcctAAAGCTACTTATAAGTAGCGCACAGAACCCCATAAGATTAGCTAATAGGCGGGCGTCCCTTCggggacatccgataaaattggaacgataTAGAGCTAATAGGTGGGCGGTTAGGTGGGCAACCTCGTAACATTTACCATCACTCCAAACGAGTCAAGGAAATGCAGAATTTGAGGGCTCCCCGTTTTTGAACAAGAACGATATATAGCCAATATTCTCAACTAACTACAAATACACAAGCACAAGTACTAAACACACTGATCAAATATAATGAGAACAATGCCATTACAACATCAAACCTCACTTCTGCATCCGTCTCAAAAGGACGGGTGTCCGGAACAAAATTCCTTATCTCGCATGCTATTGGGATATGTGGAGATTTTGGATTTCAATCTGTAACGTTTCAAGTTTTTTCTCCACATCTGTTAAATTCTCCTGCATCTTCAAAAGTCCGTCCAATCTACTTTGTGCTGAATCTTGATATGGCTTGCCGATGAGTTTTACAAAGTTTTCCAGATTCTGAGTAGCCTCAAAGAGATCCTTCTGCATGGCCTCTTCCATTTCAAGTGCCAAGGCATCCGCAGTCCTTTTTACTTTATCTATTGCCCTTTGCCTACGAGCTGGGAAATTTGAAATTGCCACGAAACTATATCAAAGCAACAAGTTCTGTCAGTTATTTACAGCAAAAAAATCTTGTAGAACAAAACTTGGTTGTTTTGTACAGTATCATTGTGCTTTTGGAAACAGAGTGCATTTCCTAAGAAAAGTTTCATTGTTTTGGAATCAGGATATTCTCTATCCATTCACAAGAAGTTGGCTTTCCTGTAGAGCCATAGAGCTACATGaaacaaggtttttttttttaactcagtAATTTCATCAAGTGGAAGCAGAAATTTTACACAAATTCTTAATGATCAGCTCAATATGCCCCATATCCGCAGCAAATCAAGAATGACTTTTTAGAACTCTGACCCTCTTTACTCTTAAAATAGCACAAGTACATGCAACTAAGTAAAACCATTGGTATGCGAGTAAGTATACGAGTCGAATGTATTGTATGCTCAAAAGTACTACTGCAAGGTCATCTTGTTCTATTGACACTCGAACGACCGGCATGAGATACTAGTTTGCAGTCCAACTCCCATAATAACAATGTGAAAGAATTCAGGATTTTGGGAAAACTATTAACATACCTCGACCAACCTAGCAGCTCATTCTCCGAATGTTTGCTAAAATCCTAAAACAATTTTCACATGCATCGACTTCAACTCATTGACGTTCTTGAGTTTTCACTTTCATTAATTTTAGCTCAGATAACTTTCTTGAATGACAATGAGAAGACATATTAGGTTACAGATTATATCAGCTTATACTTTATAGAGAACAGTATGGCTTCCTATATACCAAGATAGATCAAGCAGAGAGGCGGCAGAACTAGCATGGAGAAAGGTgagaatagaaaaagaaaggagaatcCTATTACTTGTTTGCATGAATAAAAGAGGCAAGAAGCGGAGATGAAGATTGGGTAAGgaaccccaattttttttgtcttccaaCGTCTCTCCCTCCAAAAGGAGCAGAGCACCGCCAAAGAAAAAATTCGatgtatcaaaaaaataaacagcgaGTAAAGCATGGTAACCCGAATCAAGAGGGCAGATACCCTACCCGCCAACAGAACAAAGGCCAAGAGCAAGAAGATCTTCAATGGTTGTTGGTAGCACTGATGTAAGAAGTGACGCAGATAGACCAGCTGCTCCTAATCCGCCAAAAGTACCCAAGAACTAGCattaaaacaaaaccaaaaaaattgtgatCTGTTAGCATCAGgtttatttgttattttgtaAAGTATGAAACAAGTAAAAATAACGTAAAACTATAGACCCTTTGAGAGGGTTTGAAACCATAGACAGAATCACTGCCGTTATCTACCCTCTAAGAAACTGTCACGTTATGTTTCAATTCATCAGGATAGCAGGAAAAACTGACAAAActaggagaaaaaaagaagaaagaaatcttcagatCTTCAAAAACCAGCTCAAGCCCAACAGCTCATAAGCTACTAGTTTTCGATTTCATTTCTGTCTCCTGACCATTGAGCGATTTCTTCACCAAGAAAATCTCTTAAAGGAGCTGGAAAACCCAGTTTTCCCAAACGATACAAGACTACTCCTTAGCAAGTTGTAAAGAAGTGTCTACCTAAAGTTACTGGTGTGTTACCTGATCTCacaaatcaacaacaaaaaacataaaagttgaGAGGGAAGAGAAAAATTGAAGTTGAAAGAATAGCAAACAGTATGTGATACAAGCTGGACAATCAAGAGAAAAAGGATATAGGAGAGATAAACTTAGAGGCGATAATGCCCTGTCACTTCTTCATGAAGTTACACCTTCCTCCGCATAGTGATCTATAATTACTGTCCTTAATTCAAATAAATATATGGGTGAGGCCGCAAGGCTAATTCGATACTTGGCCAAAAGCCCATTGATCTAAGATCTTGGAGGCCACACGAGCACGTCTCCAAACTGTCCTTGCTATATTTTGAGACAAAAACTGATAAATAGCAATCAAAGAGGACAAAACTGCAGCTTttcaaaaaatgggaaaaggaaaattttcatttcaactGAGCTAAAACCATATGCCAATTTCTCCAGTAAACCCAAGTCTCATTTATTAGTAAGCCCCATTTTGTAAAGAGCTAATTGTGATTAGAAATCTATATTTTTCTCCCGATACTTATTCGAGGAAGCAGTATGCAATAATCAGAAATTATGTTTTGCTTCATAATCCCTTCTTTCAATTTCTAGTCGACCATCGGACTCCCCTCATCCCAGTTTCTCTCTCCaccattcaattttcaaatctctctctctagtctcaAACTAACTCAATGTTATCCCACTGGAATGGGTAGATGCATTTCCAAGCAGACCCCCCAGCACAACTGCCTATTGAAAGAGAAGTTATATGAAACTAGGTCATAGTAAATAAACCAACTTCCCGTGCAAGCAAAACCTCAACAACCCCTTACATATGATACAAAGAATTTAAAACTCACTATTTCACGAATTTCTTGCTCGAACAGCttagaagcagcagcagcactgAAGTTCTCTATTACTTTGACACTCTGTTCATAATTTCCCGCTAGAAAATCCCTGGTATGCAATTGAACCAGTTTCTGTCGATCAACAAGTGAAGGCCATCTTTTCTCAAAAGATTCCATATACAGCTTTCCTTCCCGAGCATTGGTTGATTGCAACCATGTCATATACTCCCTAAGCAGTTTCTACATGTCATGACATAATCCACAAAAACAATGTCAAAAATCATACCTAATCACCCACAAGGAAACAAAACAGGCAGGGGAAAACAAAGATCCTAACTCAAGAACGAACGACAAATTTTAAAAGTTAAGTTATCTTGGTGAACATGTCAGTAGCTTTTTTCTTGGTACTTCCTCTAAGAATGGGTCTTGTTTAATTAAAAAGGGATACTCCTACACACAAGGCCTGACTTCTTACCATTCCAATTTTTGCATCCTCAAACCCTTTGCTCATAGATCGACTACCTCAGCTCCTCCCATCAGTGAAGACTTTATTagtccctctgtcccaatttaagtTTCCACTATGGTTCTGCGTgccattttcaattgcttatatctctcaatgtatattgctaaaaatatgcattatggatcttgtttgatagatctcaattatttctataatacaatgattttaaaaacataatatatgttgagagatataagctaTTGAAAATGGCACGCAAAATCGTGgtggacacttaaattgggacggagggagtagataaTATTTGGGCAACAGGCAGAATCAAACACCAGAACCAACCCACCCCCATGGAAGCCTTCACCTCTTTGCCACTGCAGATTAAGCTTCCTCTCACCATCTCAGTCATTGAATCTCTTAgagaaaagagaacaaaaaaaaaaagcaaagaacTTCAGTTGCACTCTTGTGTTTCACCTCAGAAGCTACTATTTTTTCTTCTGGTCTTAACGAGGAAGAAAATTGTTGCCTTGCAATTTTTAAACTAGATcaccaaaaacaacaaaaatacttAAACCCGTGGTCAGTTTCTATCACAGATTTAATCAGAAGTTAGTCTTCTTCAAATTAAATGAGATTAAAAATGCACTCCAGACTAAAGCTCAAAGTGTAAGCTTCACATGCTCCTACATTTGGTTTTAGTGTTCAGAGCAATATCTGAGTGGCAAGCATACTAAAGGAAGTATGTACACCTTAAGCTCAACGCAAATCTCAAACAGCTAATAGCCATTCTACTTACTTGGGCATCAGAAAGTGCAACTTACTTGGGCATCAGAAAGTGCAGGACCAATGATGTCATTTTGAACACTTGAGGTCGCCGCCATTGGAGCAGCTTTCTCTTTGAAAGCATATGAAGCAACACGATCAAGATTTGATAACTGTAGAGTTGACTCTATAACCTTGATAATGCGTGCTTGTGCACTATCAATCTGCATCACACACGGAACAAATTACTGAACAAAATTCATGGGGGCAAAAGTGAATATCTGACAAGACAAATATTTGCAGAGATACAAAAGGGTTTTCTAGATTTCCAAGACTATGTTGGATACAAAGAAACATACCAATGATAAAGTCTGTCTCTTCCAAGAAATGCCTGAACTTTCCATTTTCATTGCATACTCTTTCACACTATCAACTACTTCATTTACTGCCATGAAATCCTGTTTGGCATGCTGGCACTTTTCACTCACAATCTTCTGACAAGCACAAAGCAGTTGTTCTGCAATTCCAATAGGTGTCTCCAGTTTAAGCTTCATCCTTTCAATTCCTGTATTTGTTGACCCATCTAAAAAGCTATACAAGAACTTTTCAAGTTCATCGAAGCTACTGGTTCTCCAAAGAGGTTCAGTAATAGATAGTTTTCCACTCTCTTTTTGAGTCTTGTAGGAAGCTGAAAGTTTTGCTTCAAGGGCCAATCGAGCAGATACAGGATATAATGTCACATGTTCTGTATTCAGCAACTTTTGGGTATTCTCCTTGACAAAAGCAACAGCTTCCTCAAGCTGCATCAAACCATGTGTAAGAATTGAACATGGGTAGAAGT
The sequence above is a segment of the Rhododendron vialii isolate Sample 1 chromosome 13a, ASM3025357v1 genome. Coding sequences within it:
- the LOC131313527 gene encoding probable transmembrane GTPase FZO-like, chloroplastic isoform X3 is translated as MIDARSESVVLPLVAKNVQTPVAALNASNSEGADFLIYGSNGGTHAEEPGSSVWETVKVPIFVMIASFGFDPISVEAKNLLKSGASGLVVSLGELKVLTDEVMSKLFTTVRGSKNRGQGTFRGSDKLKTLKVDNGFPGRKKVAGFIKLEDRERQLVETEKMVLLEVISVIQGAVPLMKEVSLLIDAVSQLDEPFLLVIVGEFNSGKSTVINALLGEKYLKDGVVPTTNEITFLRYSELESSEQQRCERHPDGQLICYLPASILKEMIIVDTPGTNVILQRQQRLTEEFVPRADLLLFVISADRPLTESEVAFLRYTQQWKKKVMFVLNKSDIFRNPNELEEAVAFVKENTQKLLNTEHVTLYPVSARLALEAKLSASYKTQKESGKLSITEPLWRTSSFDELEKFLYSFLDGSTNTGIERMKLKLETPIGIAEQLLCACQKIVSEKCQHAKQDFMAVNEVVDSVKEYAMKMESSGISWKRQTLSLIDSAQARIIKVIESTLQLSNLDRVASYAFKEKAAPMAATSSVQNDIIGPALSDAQKLLREYMTWLQSTNAREGKLYMESFEKRWPSLVDRQKLVQLHTRDFLAGNYEQSVKVIENFSAAAASKLFEQEIREIFLGTFGGLGAAGLSASLLTSVLPTTIEDLLALGLCSVGGFVAISNFPARRQRAIDKVKRTADALALEMEEAMQKDLFEATQNLENFVKLIGKPYQDSAQSRLDGLLKMQENLTDVEKKLETLQIEIQNLHISQ